Proteins co-encoded in one Pyxidicoccus xibeiensis genomic window:
- a CDS encoding phospholipase D-like domain-containing protein, translating into MKLAWFAFAAVLVTGCPAPNHRHDLRLRSLPGGGPETRSLAFFQSLGVSLEPGHRVELVENGRIFDAIEEEVLAARTSIHIASYIWRPGEPSDRMVRALQQRQPGVTCRILVDPLGSINFEAVAPALTEAGCETRVYRPIQGAFAALDAQRIKTRMHRKLVVRDGEVGLTGGWGIWKSWLGDAEGPDFWRDMNVRVEGPAVREMQVAFAQNWQESGGDFLRPEDFPAPRYSGDARAGFVASTNSRYLSDARRMTLLTIAAARQRLWIANSYFIPSDAISDMLIEKVKQGVDVRVLVPGRHHDIAPVHAAQRASYERLLEGGVRIWEYELSMMHAKTMLVDDSLSVIGSTNMDPLALSTSDECSVVVEDAELAARLAGAFEKDLVRSREIHWEGWRRRGLLQKLGEQLPWIIGDYL; encoded by the coding sequence GTGAAGCTGGCCTGGTTCGCGTTCGCCGCAGTGCTGGTCACCGGGTGCCCTGCTCCCAACCACCGGCATGACCTGCGCCTGCGCTCGCTGCCCGGGGGCGGGCCGGAGACGCGCTCGCTCGCGTTCTTCCAGTCGCTCGGCGTGTCACTCGAGCCCGGCCACCGCGTGGAGCTGGTGGAGAACGGCCGCATCTTCGACGCCATCGAGGAGGAGGTCCTCGCCGCGCGCACCAGCATCCACATCGCCAGCTACATCTGGCGGCCGGGCGAGCCGTCGGACCGGATGGTGCGCGCGCTCCAGCAACGCCAGCCCGGCGTCACCTGCCGCATCCTGGTGGACCCGCTGGGCAGCATCAACTTCGAGGCAGTGGCGCCCGCCCTGACCGAGGCCGGCTGTGAGACGCGCGTCTACCGCCCCATCCAGGGGGCCTTCGCCGCGCTGGATGCCCAGCGCATCAAGACGCGCATGCACCGCAAGCTGGTGGTGCGCGACGGCGAGGTGGGCCTCACCGGGGGCTGGGGTATCTGGAAGAGCTGGCTCGGCGACGCCGAGGGCCCGGACTTCTGGCGCGACATGAACGTCCGCGTCGAGGGCCCCGCCGTGCGCGAGATGCAGGTGGCCTTCGCCCAGAACTGGCAGGAGTCCGGCGGCGACTTCCTCCGGCCCGAGGACTTCCCGGCGCCCCGGTACTCCGGCGACGCGCGCGCCGGCTTCGTCGCCAGCACCAACAGCCGCTACCTCTCCGATGCCCGGCGGATGACGCTGCTCACCATCGCCGCGGCGAGGCAGCGGCTGTGGATTGCCAACTCGTACTTCATCCCCTCCGACGCCATCAGCGACATGCTCATCGAGAAGGTGAAGCAGGGCGTGGACGTGCGCGTGCTCGTGCCCGGGCGGCACCACGACATCGCCCCGGTCCACGCGGCGCAGCGCGCCTCCTACGAGCGGCTGCTCGAGGGCGGCGTGCGCATCTGGGAGTACGAGCTGTCCATGATGCACGCCAAGACGATGCTCGTGGACGACTCGCTGTCCGTCATCGGCTCCACCAACATGGACCCGCTGGCGCTGAGCACGTCGGACGAGTGCTCGGTGGTGGTGGAGGACGCGGAGCTGGCCGCGCGGCTGGCCGGGGCCTTCGAGAAGGACCTGGTCCGCTCGCGCGAAATCCACTGGGAGGGGTGGAGGCGGCGCGGGCTCTTGCAGAAGCTGGGCGAGCAGCTTCCTTGGATTATCGGCGACTACCTCTGA